The genomic window CCGGCAGACCCATGGCATCCTGGAGTATTATTGTCGTCTGCTGCAGGAGGACAGCTCACCCCTGCTGCGCTGTGCTCTCTGCATTGGGGGAATGTCAGTGAAAGAGCAGATGGAGACCATCCGACAGTATGTACAGACACCCTGTCCCACAGGCATCCCCAAAGTGCCCAGAGATGCAAAAGAACCCTTTAGTTTAACTACCGTATGATCCTCACAGAGTCCTGTGAGTCCAGCCCTTGAGGGAAAACGGGTTGGGGTGGGATGGAAGGATGTGGCTGGGTATTGTGGGAATGTGGTAGATGGGATGTCCCATTCTCTGGGATATAAGAAGCCGAAGACAACTTTGCAGGGAAGGTGCTATTTGAATTTCTCAGAGGGTAGTTGATGTAGAAGCTCAGATACTGAAACATAGGGCGTCCAGAAAAATCGGAGCTATTCACTATGATTAACCAAGGAGGATAAGGTACCGATAGGGACCAAACTCCAACAGCACTTCTGTTCCATTCAGGTAGTGCAATCTCCATCAGATATCTCCAGCATTCTGTACTGTACAAGGCCCTGAGATCATAGTCATACCAGAACCCATCCCTGTGTCTGAGGTATCCACAGGCTCAGGGAAGATGCAGGCACAGAAAAGATAGCGTCAACTTACCAGGAAAGCGAGCTCAGCGAGGCCAACAAATAGATGCAGGAATCAGGGGTCTTAGAGGCTCAGGGCAGCCCTCTTGGGAAAGGTGTTTCAGGATAGGTGCAGGCCAGAAAAGTGCAGCCCCTACCAAATCAGTTCATGAGCACGTGctgagaggcagggaaggaaacagcactGTGCATAGGCTATCACGGGGGATGTGCtgagaggcagggaaagaaacAGCGTCAGCAGAAGGCAAAGTGGGCCTCTTAGCAGGTGATGTCTCGGAGAGCCAGGCAGTCCTAACTGCAGGGTTTCTCCATTTTCAGTGGTGTCCACATGATGGTAGCCACGCCTGGACGCCTCATGGATTTGCTCCAGAAGAAAATGGTCAGCCTGGACATCTGTCGCTACCTGGCCCTGGATGAGGCTGACCGCATGATCGACATGGGCTTTGAGGGTGACATCCGTACCATCTTCTCCTACTTCAAGGTGCCTGACCCCTGCCTCACCAAGGCACTCCTGCAGAGACATGGGCACACTTGACCTGCAGAGGGTCTCTGCTTTTCAGGGTCTATGTCTCAGCTGTCCAGCATCCTCAGACCCCATCCCCTGTGTGCCCTCCATCTACCCCTGCATGCCcttagctcagtggttctcaaccttcctaacgctgcagccccttaatacagttcctcatgtcacaGTGATGcccaaccattaaattatttttttaaagattttatttaattttattttatgtgcattggtgttttgtctgcattcatatctgtgtgagggtgttagattccctggaactgtagttacagatggttgtgagctgccatgtgggtgttgggaattgaaccccagcccccaataaaattatttttgttgttattcatagctgtaattttgctactgtaatgacttgtaaatatctgatatgtaggatgtCTGATACAAACCCCCAAAAGGGTCAtgtcccacaggttgagaaccactgccttagtcCCTGTCCCCACACTCCCTCAGGGCCAGCGGCAGACCCTGCTCTTTAGTGCCACCATGCCAAAGAAGATTCAGAACTTTGCCAAGAGTGCCCTGGTAAAGCCTGTCACCATCAATGTGGGACGTGCTGGAGCAGCCAGCTTGGATGTCATCCAGGTAGGCAGGCACTCCCAAGGAGCAGAGTCTTAACAGTACAGACTGAAGCTAGCCACTTTCCCCTGATGTTAACTGAAGAGTCCACCTTCTGACCTTTAGCCAAGGCCATTCTTAGGCTGCCCAGCCCTTCAATGGCAAGAGGCTTCTGGTCACGTGGCCTAGACTGGGGACCCAGCTGCAGTGTCAGGGCCATGACTCGTGAGCCTAACCTTGGGATCATCTGTCCTGGCCCCTATGGTGGCAGGAGGTGGAATACGTGAAGGAGGAAGCCAAGATGGTATACCTGCTCGAGTGTTTGCAGAAGACACCCCCACCTGTGAGTACAGCTGGACTAGGCTGGTCCCTAGTTCCCAGAGTTCCCAGGATGAGAGATGATGGTAGGGATCTATGCTGGGGGACTCGGGGTGATGCCCTCTGACTAGAGCTGGCCTTTCTGGGCAGGATCTATGCTGGGGGACTCTGGGTGATACCCTCTGACTAGAGCTGGCCTTTCTGGGCAGGATCTATGCTGGGGGACTCTGGGTGATACCCTCTGACTAGAGCTGGCCTTTCTGGGCAGGATCTATGCTGGGGGACTCGGGGTGATACCCTCTGACTAGAGCTGGCCTTTCTGGGTAGGGATCTATGCTGGGGGACTCGGGGTGATACCCTCTGACTAGAGCTGACCTTTTTGGGCAGGTGCTCATCtttgcagagaagaaagcagatgtGGATGCCATTCACGAATACCTCCTGCTCAAGGGGGTTGAAGCGGTGGCCATTCATGGGGGCAAAGGTCAGGATGGTTACTTCACTGGCATAGACCTGCTGTCATGACGGCTCTGTGCCTTCCCATTCCCTGCCCCTGCCTGGCCAGCCTTTGCTACTCCCAACATTGCTACTATAGTTCTGACACATAGCTCACCCACCCTAGACCAGGAAGAGCGGACCAAGGCCATTGAGGCATTCCGGGAAGGCAAGAAGGATGTCTTAGTGGCCACAGATGTGGCCTCCAAAGGCCTCGACTTTCCTGCCATCCAGCACGTCATCAATTATGACATGCCTGAAGAAATCGAGAACTATGGTAGGAGCCTGGGATATTGGTGGGCTGAACAGGATGAGGGCTAGGCGTCCAGGTAGTGAGCTCAAGGCTGTTCCTTTCATTGCAGTGCACCGGATTGGCCGCACCGGGCGTTCAGGAAACACAGGCATTGCTACCACCTTCATCAACAAGGCCTGTGGTGAGTCTATCTGCACAGCTACTGTGGTTCTACTTTGGGTCCTCCATATGTAGCTATCTGGGTTCTAGTTCCAGTTTGGAACCTGATGGTGCCTGTTATCTCTTTTCCTTAGACGAGTCAGTGCTCATGGACCTCAAAGCCTTGTTGCTGGAGGCCAAGCAGAAGGTGCCGcctgtcttacaagtgctgcacTGTGGGGACGAGTCCATGTTGGACATTGGAGGTAAGTGAGGAGCCCCTCTCCAGTGTGCGGCTGGGTAGCCTGGGGCTGGGAACCAGGAAACCAGTCCAGGCTGGTAGGGTCAGTCTGGGGTCAAGATCAAGATCCTGTGACCTTGCTAACCCTTCTCTCCATTCCCAGGAGAACGGGGCTGTGCCTTCTGTGGAGGCCTTGGCCATCGGATCACTGACTGCCCCAAGCTTGAAGCTATGCAGACCAAGCAGGTCAGCAATATTGGCCGCAAGGACTACCTGGCCCACAGTTCTATGGActtctgagctgtctcttccctcctctccccaagaGGCATCAGTCCCAGGACTCCAGCCAGGCATACACCAGCTCCCTTggcccagctggcctgggccacCCCAGTGCCCCCAGAATTACTATTTTTGTTCTCCTTTCCCGACTGCCATTAAAGCACAATTCCCTTCTATCTCAGACCAGTGCTTCCTCTTTCTCACCCATTGCCCCTCGTTCCTGGACAAGCCTCACCCTCTGCTCCAGTACCATCCTGAGACAAGACATCAACATTTTCCAGAGTTGCCAGACTCTTATAGAAAGGACTACCTGGCTGCTGTCCCCGTCTGGGGGCTCATGATAATTGGTCAGGAATGCCCAAAAAACTCAGAGGAACCACAGCTGGGGCTCATGGGGAAATGGTGGTGTCCTTGGTCTCTCTGCCATCTGACACTGCTACTGTGTCTCCTATGATGGCTCCAGAGCCTCTGAAGCCTCTGGCTACCCCTCCCTGCCGTGCAGGCTCCCAGCCAGAAATCCTCTGTTCCATCTGCAGAGGAAGTGGTAGATGCCACAGAACTGCTGTTCTGGTCACAGACACCCCCTGCCTCTGTTCTGCCCCATTCTTTACTGGGCTATAAGGACAGAAATGAACCAGGTAGTGCTGCCATAACTGGGGAGCCTCCGGTAAGCCTCAGACATGCAGATGCCTGTTGCAAGACTAGCCTACCAACCCCGACTTTAGACTTGCAGCAAGAGGGGGCAAAGAAACGGCACAGCAGTAGCCAGGTACCTCAGTTCCTCTGCGCCAGGAACATTATGCCGATTCAGCAAAGATGGCAGTTGCTCAACCCATGTTTGTCACTTAGTGTGTGGCCTCTGGCAAGTTACTTAACCTATCTGAGCCTTAATTTCCTCATTGTTGAAATGTCGATGAGAATGCAAAGGCTAAGACAGGCCGTGTGAGCTCAGCCACCCAGATCATTGTGGGCAAGGAGCCAGGAGCCCACGGCTCCTTGAATGTATTTCCATGTCTGCTGTGTGATCCCAAAAGAGCATTTCTCAGTCTGGTCACAGCGTCCTTTCCCAAGGTGACATTGCATGAGTGACAAGACACTTCCATAATTCATATTCATGCACAGCCCCAACAGAGGGCTCCAGCAAGGCAAGTGGGGCGGTGTGGGGGAAGACTGGGCAGGAAGCAAAGCTTTGAGGAACATGTGACCTCCCTGGGGAGCACactgggggcctgccacccacaGTCAACGTGACAAGCAGTGACCCTGGATGTAGAGCCTTGTGGACTGCTGCCTGGTGCGCTGTGGGGGTGCTTCGCTCTCCAACCTTAGAAAGTGGTCAGGGAAGGCCTCTGGGAAGAAGCAGCCACCTCTGGCAGGAAGAGCAGTGGTAAGGGGCGCCCAGAAGGGACTGGTGTGAAAAAATACaactcaggaagtaaaggcaAGAACACGGGATGGAGTGGCCCAGACTAGGCTGAAAGGGAATCGGAGGGTTGGTGGACGCAGCCAAGGTGGGCCAAGGTCGGGTGAGGATGAAGAGGAGAAACTGAATTTCAGAAATGTTTATGATTGGGCTGGGAATGTCACTCGGTGATAGAGCAATGGCCTTAGTGTACCCAAGGTCCTGGATCACGCCAATACTGCTAGAGAGGCTTGTCGACCTCGGAATGGCAGACGGGAGTTCAGCAGTCTGGAGAGAGGGGGATCCAAGGATGGGCCAGGGCTGTGTAGTTCCCATCCTCGGGGTGCACAGCTtcctggggatgggggagggctcaGAACTTGTGACTCAGGGCATCCATCCTGTGGTCAGACACTCACGGCCAGCTGATGCAGGTGCATGCGCAAGAGGCCATGGCCCCCAGTGGTCTCATGCTCCCGTAGGCAGGTGTGGTCTCAGAACACGAGAACCCCAAGGGAGAGATTGGTTCTGACAGCTACCCTTTCAGTGAAGACCAGGCTCCCCTCCCCCTGTCCCTGCAGCTGTCACtggacagagggagggggaagtggCCAGAAGGGGAAGTAAGAGGGTTCCCGTCCAGCCAGTCACCAATCTCCTCGGGTCTTCAGAGCAGCCGTGGCCATGGAGTCTGTGGAGACCCCTGTCAAGGATGGCGTCCTTTACCAGCAGCACATGAAGTTTGGCAAGGTGGGAGCCCCAGGCTGCCTGACAGCCGTGGACAGAGGAAGAAACCTCTGCCTACCTAGACAGCCTGTCTAGACGTGCGAGAACTGGGAAGGGAATCTGGGTGGGCTGAAACCTGGGAATTTGGGAGTGGAGGTTCTTGGCCTGAGATTAGGGCTGGAGCTTCCTTTCTAAGATGGCCCCAGAGATGCTAAGACCATGGTCCTAAGAACAGAAACCTATGTGTATGATAGCTCCAGAGCTCCTGGAGAAGGTCAAGATCTGAGGGGCAGGAGTCTCCCAAGGATGGAGCAGCACCCTGCAGACCAAGACGGGGTTTCCAGAtactggggaggagaggggttGGAGATTCATTGTGTTCCTTGAGCATCAGACTCTACACTGACAGTTCAGCTGCAACTGCTCCCTGGGTagaaaaactgttttctttgctAGGTATCATTTGCATGTTTCCTTCCTTAGCAGCCCGAAGCTGAGGCCTCCTTCCCACCACACCCAACCCATGGCCTAAGTGCCCTTTTCGGTTGGGGCTGGCAATAGATAGCTTAACGGCGGTGTCAGCTGACCCGCCCCGACCACTAGATACTTTACAGACAGTCCAGGAGAAGTCCAGGCTTATATTCTCATGACCTTGATAGGCGAGCTATGAAGGtcattcagaaaagggcagggagGGTGGGATTTGAACTCGAGCTTGACCAACCCTAAATACAGACTTCTTCCTGCTTACCTTTGCCGGAGCAAGGCCTCCTTCCTTTGTACCCTAAAGtcttagggaggcagaagcaaggcgGCCAGTTGCTCAGCAGCTTGTACACAACCAAGTAGAAGGGAAGCCTTCTTCCCAACGGTCTCTCTCTTTACAGAAATACTGGCGGAAAGTGTGGGCTCTA from Microtus pennsylvanicus isolate mMicPen1 chromosome 4, mMicPen1.hap1, whole genome shotgun sequence includes these protein-coding regions:
- the Ddx41 gene encoding putative ATP-dependent RNA helicase DDX41, encoding MEESEPERKRARADDTAAGGSRSEDEDEDDEDYVPYVPLRQRRQLLLQKLLQRRRKGAAEEEQQDSGSEPRGDEDDIPLGPQSNVSLLDQHQHLKEKAEARKESAKEKQLKEEEKILESVAEGRALMSVKEMAKGITYDDPIKTSWTPPRYVLSMSEERHERVRKKYHILVEGDGIPPPIKSFKEMKFPAAILRGLKKKGILHPTPIQIQGIPTILSGRDMIGIAFTGSGKTLVFTLPVIMFCLEQEKRLPFSKREGPYGLIICPSRELARQTHGILEYYCRLLQEDSSPLLRCALCIGGMSVKEQMETIRHGVHMMVATPGRLMDLLQKKMVSLDICRYLALDEADRMIDMGFEGDIRTIFSYFKGQRQTLLFSATMPKKIQNFAKSALVKPVTINVGRAGAASLDVIQEVEYVKEEAKMVYLLECLQKTPPPVLIFAEKKADVDAIHEYLLLKGVEAVAIHGGKDQEERTKAIEAFREGKKDVLVATDVASKGLDFPAIQHVINYDMPEEIENYVHRIGRTGRSGNTGIATTFINKACDESVLMDLKALLLEAKQKVPPVLQVLHCGDESMLDIGGERGCAFCGGLGHRITDCPKLEAMQTKQVSNIGRKDYLAHSSMDF